A single region of the Parasphingorhabdus litoris DSM 22379 genome encodes:
- a CDS encoding NAD(P)H-dependent flavin oxidoreductase: MNRFLEHTGAKYPIVQAPMGWIARSQLASAVCNAGGLGIIETSSGETENCMAEIAKMSDLTDAPFGVNLPIMFLKDPAILDHICGSGVKFVTTSAGSPAKFIGPLKEAGITVYHAVPTVDAAMKCVEAGIDGLVVEGAEGGGFKNPEEVSTLVLLQAIRRQSDIPMVAAGGIADGKGMAAAFALGAEAVQMGTRFVSSAESPVHHNYKQAILDAKETGTYVLNKKATPCIRALKTERTAKIYEDGLMPPDTFKGILDVYFGGDMEAAVGLAGQSSGLIDEVKTAKQIIDETVEEFFTITERMSALNASKSF, translated from the coding sequence ATGAACCGTTTTCTCGAACATACTGGCGCGAAATACCCGATTGTGCAGGCTCCGATGGGCTGGATCGCCCGTTCGCAACTCGCTTCTGCCGTCTGTAATGCCGGCGGTCTTGGCATTATCGAAACATCATCTGGCGAGACAGAAAATTGCATGGCGGAAATTGCCAAGATGAGCGACCTGACCGATGCGCCTTTTGGTGTGAACCTGCCGATTATGTTTCTAAAAGACCCGGCAATTCTCGACCATATTTGCGGTTCGGGCGTGAAATTTGTGACGACGTCCGCTGGAAGTCCGGCCAAGTTTATTGGCCCGCTTAAAGAAGCTGGTATTACTGTTTATCACGCCGTTCCAACGGTTGATGCTGCGATGAAATGCGTGGAGGCCGGCATTGATGGCCTGGTGGTCGAAGGTGCAGAAGGTGGTGGTTTCAAAAATCCTGAAGAAGTCTCGACTTTGGTCCTATTGCAAGCCATTCGCCGCCAATCCGACATACCGATGGTCGCTGCTGGCGGTATCGCGGACGGCAAAGGCATGGCGGCGGCTTTTGCTCTGGGAGCGGAGGCGGTCCAGATGGGCACGCGTTTTGTGTCCAGCGCGGAAAGCCCGGTGCATCATAACTATAAACAAGCGATACTGGATGCCAAGGAAACTGGCACTTATGTGCTGAACAAGAAAGCGACGCCCTGCATTCGCGCTTTGAAAACCGAGCGCACCGCAAAAATCTACGAAGACGGCCTGATGCCGCCCGATACGTTCAAGGGCATATTGGACGTCTATTTTGGCGGCGATATGGAGGCCGCTGTTGGCCTGGCCGGACAATCATCCGGTTTGATTGACGAGGTAAAAACTGCCAAACAGATTATCGACGAAACCGTGGAAGAGTTTTTCACTATTACCGAGCGTATGAGCGCCCTGAACGCATCCAAAAGTTTTTAG
- a CDS encoding aldo/keto reductase, with protein MKRRRLGKSALHVSDICMGTMTFGTGADEAMSHKIMDQSLDAGINFFDTAEIYPVPPKLEYSGRTEEIVGRWLKDKDRDSIILATKVAGPSGGWFQAAVRQGNTALDRHNIVKALDDSLKRLGTDYIDLYQTHWPDHGTVYDETMEVLDDQIRAGKIRAIGCSNETSWGLMKSLEASERLGVTRYCTIQNNFSMNNRRFEDELAQVCKKEGVSLIPYSPLAGGVLSGKYNDGAKPEGARFSAYLAMEGKRQFKMAQRFVNEKSIASTKRFMAIADEAGIAPVTLATAWSKQHDFVASTIVGATHTDQLPDIFAASELVLSDDVMKAVDKVTKDILYPMG; from the coding sequence ATGAAACGACGCCGTCTTGGCAAGAGTGCCTTGCATGTTTCCGATATATGCATGGGCACGATGACTTTTGGCACGGGCGCTGATGAAGCCATGTCACACAAGATCATGGATCAGTCGCTGGATGCCGGGATCAACTTTTTCGATACCGCCGAAATCTATCCCGTACCGCCCAAGCTTGAATATTCTGGCCGGACCGAAGAAATTGTCGGCCGCTGGCTGAAAGATAAAGACCGCGATTCGATCATATTGGCGACCAAAGTGGCGGGGCCCAGCGGCGGCTGGTTCCAGGCTGCGGTGCGTCAGGGCAATACCGCATTGGATCGCCACAATATCGTCAAGGCGCTGGATGATAGTCTCAAGCGTCTGGGGACCGATTACATTGATCTATACCAAACCCATTGGCCGGATCATGGCACTGTCTATGACGAGACCATGGAAGTGCTCGACGATCAAATCCGCGCGGGAAAAATTCGGGCCATCGGCTGTTCCAATGAAACCAGCTGGGGCTTGATGAAATCGCTGGAGGCTTCCGAACGCCTCGGCGTCACCCGCTATTGCACGATCCAGAATAATTTCAGCATGAACAACCGCCGGTTCGAAGATGAACTCGCGCAGGTCTGCAAGAAAGAAGGGGTGAGCCTGATCCCTTATTCGCCGCTCGCAGGCGGAGTGCTGTCCGGCAAGTATAATGATGGTGCAAAACCGGAAGGTGCCCGTTTTTCCGCCTATCTCGCCATGGAAGGCAAGCGCCAGTTCAAAATGGCGCAGCGTTTCGTAAATGAAAAGAGCATTGCGTCGACCAAGCGGTTTATGGCGATTGCCGATGAAGCTGGCATCGCGCCGGTTACTCTCGCCACCGCCTGGTCCAAGCAGCATGATTTTGTGGCGTCCACGATCGTCGGTGCGACACATACAGACCAGCTGCCCGACATATTTGCCGCCAGCGAATTGGTGCTCAGCGACGATGTTATGAAGGCCGTCGATAAAGTAACCAAAGACATTCTCTATCCGATGGGCTGA
- a CDS encoding PEPxxWA-CTERM sorting domain-containing protein: MRKILYATTAIAAAAAMPQAAQAANIMDSVTCSQVGSGTFFCDQANATVGAGDEFLVGNGTNFIGVDFGTGTLELTALRGFSLGGTVLEFTNLTNQFNSFSFIGSSVNDFDAGDITLVNGVLTLDFIDTDASAGDSVQLAVGSVPEPATWAFMILGFGAIGGAMRRQKNAARKANVKVSYA; the protein is encoded by the coding sequence ATGAGAAAAATTCTTTATGCCACAACAGCTATCGCTGCCGCTGCGGCGATGCCGCAAGCTGCACAGGCTGCGAATATCATGGATTCAGTGACATGTTCACAGGTCGGATCCGGAACTTTTTTCTGTGATCAGGCAAATGCGACGGTCGGCGCTGGCGACGAGTTTCTGGTCGGCAACGGCACCAATTTCATTGGTGTTGATTTTGGCACCGGCACGCTGGAACTTACCGCGCTTAGAGGTTTTTCCCTGGGTGGAACGGTTCTGGAATTTACCAATCTGACCAACCAGTTTAACTCGTTCTCCTTCATCGGTAGTTCGGTCAACGATTTTGACGCAGGCGACATTACGCTTGTGAACGGCGTTTTGACACTCGACTTTATCGATACGGACGCATCGGCAGGCGACTCCGTTCAGCTTGCTGTTGGTTCGGTTCCAGAGCCAGCCACATGGGCGTTCATGATCCTTGGCTTTGGCGCTATTGGCGGTGCCATGCGTCGTCAGAAAAACGCAGCACGCAAAGCCAATGTGAAAGTCAGCTACGCGTAA
- a CDS encoding VOC family protein, with protein sequence MKLNQVTVGCLDYDASVQFYQTLGLVQIVDAPPNYARFETDSGETFSIHAMEQTFKPTMMVYFETETLDDDVAALEAKGIVFDTQPKDQSWGWREARLRDPAGNALCLFYGGNNRRFPPWRISNSNQGKGYEK encoded by the coding sequence ATGAAACTGAACCAAGTGACAGTGGGCTGTCTAGATTATGACGCCTCTGTCCAATTTTATCAGACACTCGGACTCGTGCAGATTGTCGACGCCCCACCCAACTATGCGCGCTTCGAGACGGATAGCGGAGAGACTTTTTCCATTCACGCAATGGAACAAACCTTCAAACCAACCATGATGGTCTATTTCGAGACCGAAACGCTGGATGATGATGTCGCGGCGTTGGAAGCGAAGGGTATAGTCTTCGACACACAACCGAAAGACCAAAGCTGGGGCTGGCGCGAGGCGCGACTGCGTGATCCGGCCGGCAACGCGCTGTGCCTCTTTTACGGCGGCAACAATCGCCGCTTCCCGCCATGGCGAATTTCAAACAGCAACCAAGGAAAAGGATATGAAAAATGA
- the soxR gene encoding redox-sensitive transcriptional activator SoxR, whose translation MVETRSLTIGALAARTGLSVSAIRFYEEKGLVEPFRSGGGQRRFLRSDIRRLSFVLIAQQLGLTIGEIEAQLSKLPHGRTPTQADWTRISKAMRKVIDGRIAELERTRDRLDGCIGCGCLSLKKCQLYNPEDRVGLKGAGPRLVLED comes from the coding sequence ATGGTCGAAACCAGATCACTGACTATTGGGGCACTAGCGGCGCGGACCGGTCTATCGGTCTCCGCGATCCGCTTTTATGAGGAAAAAGGGCTGGTCGAACCCTTCCGCTCCGGCGGCGGTCAGCGCCGGTTTCTGCGGTCTGATATCAGGCGGCTTTCTTTCGTCCTGATCGCTCAGCAATTGGGATTAACAATTGGAGAGATTGAAGCGCAATTATCGAAACTGCCTCACGGTCGGACCCCGACGCAAGCGGACTGGACGCGGATCAGCAAGGCAATGCGAAAGGTGATAGACGGACGGATTGCCGAATTGGAACGAACGCGGGACCGGCTTGACGGCTGCATCGGTTGTGGATGTTTAAGCCTGAAAAAATGCCAACTTTATAATCCGGAAGATCGGGTGGGGCTAAAAGGGGCGGGTCCAAGACTGGTTTTGGAGGATTGA
- a CDS encoding MDR/zinc-dependent alcohol dehydrogenase-like family protein produces the protein MSIDNAKQLFTTVTDDGKLVLSVEPYDVPEPKDHEVVVQMEAVPINPSDLGLLTAPADMDTVRSEEVDGHPALVADIDPKMMRIFAGRKGKKLAAGNEGAGKVVAAGASDAAQALLGKTVTIVGGEMYRTHRVMPAMMCVPLPEGAPAKEGASLFVNPMTAQGFVNTMRAEGHEALVHTAAASNLGQMLAKLCLKENIPLVAIVRSDEQKKILTDIGLTYVLDSSKDDFMPNLVDALAETGATLGFDAIGGGKMANYILTAMEQAAAKRGAEFSVYGSTVNKQVYIYGRLDTGDTILGAGYGLYWGVGGWLLTPHLEEVGMERMMEMRMFTVAERNGIFHSDYSSEISLMDMIDPDIAKAYEKKATSEKVLVNPSL, from the coding sequence ATGAGCATCGACAACGCAAAGCAACTATTCACCACGGTAACCGATGACGGCAAGCTGGTGCTCTCGGTCGAGCCCTATGATGTGCCGGAGCCCAAGGATCATGAAGTGGTCGTGCAGATGGAGGCGGTGCCGATCAACCCATCTGACTTGGGACTGCTAACCGCCCCTGCGGATATGGATACCGTGCGCAGCGAGGAAGTGGACGGGCACCCAGCTCTGGTCGCGGATATTGATCCCAAAATGATGCGTATCTTTGCCGGCCGCAAAGGCAAGAAGCTTGCGGCGGGCAATGAAGGCGCAGGTAAAGTGGTCGCGGCCGGTGCATCGGACGCCGCTCAGGCCTTGCTCGGCAAGACCGTTACGATTGTCGGCGGCGAAATGTATCGCACCCACCGCGTGATGCCAGCGATGATGTGTGTGCCGCTTCCAGAAGGCGCTCCCGCAAAAGAAGGCGCCAGCCTGTTCGTCAATCCGATGACGGCGCAGGGTTTCGTCAACACCATGCGTGCAGAAGGTCATGAAGCGTTGGTCCATACAGCCGCCGCTTCCAACCTCGGCCAGATGCTCGCCAAATTGTGCCTGAAGGAAAATATTCCTTTGGTTGCGATTGTGCGGAGCGATGAGCAAAAGAAAATCCTCACCGACATTGGACTGACCTATGTTCTGGATAGCTCCAAAGATGACTTCATGCCTAACCTTGTCGATGCGCTCGCTGAGACCGGCGCGACATTGGGGTTTGATGCCATTGGCGGTGGCAAGATGGCCAACTATATCCTCACCGCAATGGAACAGGCCGCGGCGAAACGCGGCGCCGAATTCAGTGTCTATGGTTCAACCGTCAACAAGCAGGTTTATATCTATGGCCGTCTCGACACGGGCGACACGATCCTGGGCGCGGGCTATGGCCTCTATTGGGGCGTCGGCGGCTGGCTGCTCACCCCGCATCTGGAAGAAGTTGGCATGGAGCGCATGATGGAAATGCGGATGTTCACCGTCGCCGAGCGCAATGGCATTTTCCACAGCGATTATTCGAGCGAAATCAGCCTGATGGACATGATCGATCCGGACATTGCCAAAGCCTATGAGAAGAAGGCGACCAGTGAGAAGGTGCTGGTTAACCCATCGCTTTGA
- a CDS encoding proprotein convertase P-domain-containing protein translates to MHRRAWAIDLLRVLLCFAVFTLFSGTATAQTVNTFVNPTNGTINGATTCAAPLVRNFSVGTSFTVSDVDLGVFATHSWRGDIRLTLESPAGTTVQLVNGDTNSVSGDNFNVRLNDSGTQTVNTDGNTVNHSTTAPPPFANDFIPNNSLSAFNGENSLGTWRLEICDLFPTQDNGTFQHAELYLTEQPANFADLSVNKTVSNTTPANATNVTYTISVTNAAGSTENATGVLVQDILPLGVSFVSASGFGSYNSGTGIWTVGSVPIGQTRTLNIVANVTATSGASVINTAEVIASSALDPDSTPNNGSIGEDDYDDATLTVSGTRVAGTPPNLGSICSIANQILFDWDTVSWTAGSLNNSYNLTGIGTINWSVSSPGVFVNDPAFGGQSPSLGNANNGGFAGTQLSLHQFLDFANQSQTATTVLTLPTAVPGMQFTVFDVDFAANDFADKLTVIGSYNGATVTPTLTNGVANYVVGNVAIGDAGSGGTSGDGNVVVTFLSPVDTITIIYGNHTTAPPVPDGQAIAIHDISFCAPQTALSVTKISSVISDPVNGTTNPKSIPGATVQYCILISNAGSATASSISATDTIPGNLTYTPASMQSGSNCGSASTAEDDDNVGADESDPFGASISGSVVTATAASLGPAEGFALTFQVTLD, encoded by the coding sequence TTGCACCGCAGAGCATGGGCGATAGACTTATTGCGCGTGCTGCTATGCTTTGCTGTCTTCACGCTCTTTTCGGGGACGGCCACAGCCCAAACAGTCAACACTTTTGTTAATCCGACGAATGGGACAATTAATGGCGCGACCACTTGTGCCGCACCATTGGTTAGAAACTTCTCTGTTGGCACAAGCTTCACCGTTTCGGACGTCGATCTCGGTGTTTTTGCAACCCATAGCTGGCGTGGTGATATTCGCCTGACCCTGGAATCGCCAGCCGGAACAACGGTCCAGCTGGTCAACGGAGATACAAACAGCGTCAGCGGCGATAATTTCAACGTCCGTCTGAATGACAGCGGAACGCAAACCGTGAATACGGATGGCAACACCGTAAACCATTCGACCACCGCACCGCCACCTTTTGCAAACGACTTCATTCCCAATAATTCGCTGTCCGCGTTCAACGGAGAAAACAGCCTGGGCACCTGGCGTTTGGAGATTTGCGATCTATTCCCGACCCAGGACAATGGTACCTTTCAGCATGCTGAACTCTATCTGACCGAACAGCCTGCCAATTTTGCGGACTTGTCGGTCAACAAGACCGTGAGCAATACAACGCCTGCCAACGCAACCAACGTCACCTACACAATTTCTGTCACCAACGCTGCCGGGTCGACAGAGAATGCAACAGGCGTCTTGGTACAGGATATCTTGCCGCTCGGGGTCAGTTTTGTAAGCGCATCAGGATTTGGAAGCTATAACAGCGGCACGGGCATATGGACGGTTGGTTCGGTCCCGATTGGCCAGACTCGCACTTTAAACATCGTCGCGAACGTTACTGCGACATCGGGTGCCAGCGTGATTAACACAGCAGAGGTGATCGCATCATCCGCTCTCGACCCTGACTCAACGCCTAACAACGGCAGCATCGGCGAAGATGATTATGATGACGCCACACTCACAGTCTCGGGCACTCGGGTCGCTGGCACGCCGCCCAACCTCGGCAGTATATGCTCGATTGCAAACCAGATCCTGTTTGACTGGGACACGGTCTCATGGACCGCGGGTTCTTTGAACAACAGCTACAATCTCACCGGAATCGGCACGATCAACTGGTCGGTCAGTTCACCTGGCGTTTTTGTGAATGATCCCGCATTCGGAGGTCAAAGCCCCAGCTTGGGCAATGCCAATAATGGCGGCTTTGCTGGCACGCAATTGTCGCTGCATCAATTCCTGGATTTCGCCAATCAATCACAGACGGCGACCACCGTCTTGACCCTGCCCACCGCCGTTCCGGGCATGCAATTTACCGTTTTTGATGTCGACTTTGCCGCTAATGATTTCGCCGACAAACTTACGGTCATCGGTAGCTATAATGGCGCAACGGTCACACCAACCTTAACCAATGGTGTTGCAAACTATGTTGTTGGCAATGTCGCGATCGGAGATGCCGGATCTGGCGGTACATCGGGAGACGGTAATGTTGTTGTTACCTTCCTTTCGCCGGTGGATACAATCACCATCATTTACGGAAACCACACTACGGCACCGCCGGTTCCTGATGGTCAGGCAATCGCGATCCATGACATCAGTTTTTGTGCGCCACAAACGGCACTGAGCGTCACCAAAATAAGCAGCGTGATCAGCGATCCCGTCAACGGCACCACCAATCCGAAATCCATCCCCGGCGCAACGGTTCAATATTGCATATTGATTTCCAACGCCGGTAGCGCCACCGCTTCGTCAATCAGCGCAACCGATACGATCCCCGGCAACCTCACCTACACGCCTGCATCCATGCAAAGCGGTAGCAACTGTGGTTCAGCTTCAACCGCCGAAGATGACGACAATGTCGGTGCAGACGAAAGTGATCCGTTCGGTGCGTCGATCAGCGGATCGGTCGTGACAGCAACGGCCGCAAGCCTCGGACCCGCAGAAGGCTTTGCCCTCACGTTTCAGGTCACCTTGGACTAG
- the ubiA gene encoding 4-hydroxybenzoate octaprenyltransferase produces MSTRPEIVPDTEYRGFMGLLPAAARPYALLARLDRPIGWWLLFWPCAWGVALTGGAVQRWDLLLWLLLGSIAMRGAGCVYNDIVDRDLDKQVERTRSRPLASGVVSLKAAWIWLSLLCLIGLVTWFQLNLAAKLVALGSLALVAGYPFMKRITWWPQAWLGMVFSWGALVGWLAIEPGFSSAMLLLYAGSIFWVIGFDTVYALQDREDDALVGIRSSALRLGDNVRFGVLVFYLLALASWAGAFWTVRPQVLGLVALIPLALHLLWQVGTLNSSDGDDALAKFRSNRFAGFLMFLACLVLGQAG; encoded by the coding sequence ATGTCAACCCGACCGGAAATCGTTCCTGATACAGAATATCGCGGCTTTATGGGCCTACTGCCTGCTGCCGCACGTCCCTATGCGCTGCTTGCCCGTCTCGACCGCCCGATTGGCTGGTGGCTGCTCTTTTGGCCCTGCGCGTGGGGCGTGGCCCTGACAGGTGGTGCGGTGCAGCGTTGGGACTTGCTGCTCTGGTTGCTCTTGGGCTCGATTGCAATGCGCGGCGCAGGCTGTGTCTATAACGATATTGTTGATCGTGACCTCGACAAGCAGGTGGAACGCACCCGCTCACGGCCATTAGCCAGCGGCGTGGTATCATTGAAAGCGGCGTGGATATGGTTGAGTCTTTTGTGCCTGATCGGGCTTGTAACATGGTTTCAGCTAAATCTGGCGGCCAAGCTCGTGGCGCTGGGAAGCCTTGCCCTGGTGGCGGGCTATCCCTTTATGAAGCGGATTACGTGGTGGCCACAGGCCTGGCTTGGCATGGTTTTCTCATGGGGCGCGCTGGTTGGCTGGCTGGCGATAGAACCCGGTTTTTCATCGGCGATGCTGCTCCTCTACGCCGGGTCAATATTCTGGGTAATCGGTTTTGATACAGTCTATGCCCTGCAAGACCGCGAGGATGATGCGCTAGTCGGCATCCGTTCCAGCGCGCTCAGGCTCGGTGACAATGTCCGTTTCGGGGTGCTGGTTTTCTATCTGCTGGCACTGGCCAGTTGGGCAGGTGCATTCTGGACCGTGCGGCCGCAGGTTCTGGGTCTGGTCGCCCTGATCCCGCTGGCGCTGCATTTATTGTGGCAGGTCGGCACGCTGAACAGCAGCGATGGCGATGACGCCTTGGCCAAATTCCGGTCCAACCGTTTTGCCGGTTTCCTGATGTTTCTCGCCTGTCTGGTGCTCGGGCAGGCCGGATAG
- a CDS encoding 16S rRNA (uracil(1498)-N(3))-methyltransferase, with protein sequence MPATPAYPPRSAPRLYVDTELSEGAEIRLDGGHAHYLLKVMRIKEGQPVKLFDNRTGEYLAHVTMLGKRDLILLIDGKTREREIVPDLWLLAAPIKKDRYNWVAEKATELGVAKMVPVQTERTQNVQVKPDKIWVHMIEAAEQCERTALPALDGLIKLDEMLQNWPTDRHLFFADERVHESGEGSFRKALVAHAGPAALLIGPEGGFSDRENEAIRALPQSVPVSLGPRILRADTAAVAAISLWMAGRGDWD encoded by the coding sequence ATGCCCGCCACACCCGCCTATCCACCACGCAGCGCCCCGCGTCTCTATGTCGATACCGAGCTTAGCGAAGGTGCGGAAATCAGGCTGGACGGCGGCCACGCGCATTATCTGCTGAAAGTCATGCGAATAAAAGAAGGTCAGCCCGTAAAGCTTTTCGACAATCGAACGGGTGAATATCTGGCGCATGTCACCATGCTTGGTAAACGCGATCTCATATTGCTGATCGATGGCAAAACGCGGGAACGCGAAATTGTGCCGGACCTATGGTTGCTTGCTGCTCCGATCAAAAAGGATCGTTACAACTGGGTTGCCGAGAAAGCCACGGAATTGGGTGTCGCCAAAATGGTCCCGGTGCAGACCGAGCGAACCCAGAATGTGCAGGTTAAACCGGACAAGATATGGGTACATATGATTGAAGCCGCTGAGCAATGCGAACGAACCGCCCTTCCCGCGCTGGACGGATTGATCAAGTTGGACGAGATGCTCCAAAACTGGCCAACGGATCGGCATCTGTTTTTCGCTGATGAACGTGTGCATGAAAGCGGAGAGGGCAGCTTTCGCAAGGCTTTGGTTGCCCATGCCGGTCCAGCTGCCCTCTTGATCGGCCCAGAAGGCGGCTTTTCAGATAGGGAAAATGAAGCCATCCGCGCCCTGCCCCAATCGGTACCAGTTTCACTGGGTCCGCGAATATTGCGAGCTGATACAGCGGCCGTGGCGGCAATCAGCCTGTGGATGGCAGGCCGCGGTGACTGGGATTGA
- a CDS encoding pyridoxamine 5'-phosphate oxidase family protein encodes MSYKFLDMLTTDSVRAAQAENGAREQWEDFPGDRRFDHFDDRAAAFIAARDSFYMASVSENGWPYVQHRGGPPGFLKVLDDKTLGFADFRGNRQYISLGNVQADDRVALFMVDYPRRKRLKLLAHLAVHQLDDNPQLATRIIDTDYPGEPERLMTLTLESYDWNCPQHIVPRFTKDMVDLAAKPLQDEIARLTAENEELREKLGSQSG; translated from the coding sequence ATGAGCTATAAATTTCTCGACATGCTGACCACTGACAGCGTCCGCGCTGCCCAGGCGGAAAATGGCGCACGTGAACAATGGGAAGATTTTCCTGGCGACCGGCGTTTCGATCATTTCGATGATCGCGCCGCCGCTTTCATTGCCGCTCGCGATAGTTTCTACATGGCCAGCGTTTCAGAAAATGGCTGGCCCTATGTCCAGCATCGCGGCGGTCCGCCCGGCTTTCTGAAAGTGTTGGATGACAAGACGCTTGGCTTTGCCGATTTTCGCGGCAATCGGCAATATATCAGCCTGGGCAATGTCCAGGCTGATGACCGAGTTGCCCTGTTCATGGTCGACTATCCCCGGCGCAAACGATTGAAGTTGCTCGCGCATCTTGCCGTCCATCAGCTGGACGACAACCCGCAGCTGGCGACACGGATCATCGATACCGATTATCCGGGCGAGCCAGAGCGACTGATGACCCTGACGCTGGAATCCTACGACTGGAATTGCCCACAACATATCGTCCCGCGCTTTACGAAAGATATGGTCGATCTAGCTGCCAAGCCGCTGCAGGATGAGATCGCTCGCCTAACGGCCGAGAATGAAGAACTGCGGGAAAAACTGGGAAGCCAAAGCGGCTAA
- a CDS encoding VOC family protein yields the protein MTIATLEHVNMTVSDPQRSADLMRDLFGWHIRWEGPSMLGGHTIHVGTDDQYLALYTNDKIKQAEPHFNKGEPLNHVAMTVDDLDAVEDKVKAAGLEPFGHDDYDPGRRFYFFDWNGIEYEIVNYG from the coding sequence ATGACAATAGCAACTCTGGAACATGTGAACATGACCGTGAGCGACCCGCAGCGCTCCGCCGACCTGATGCGCGACCTTTTTGGGTGGCATATCCGGTGGGAGGGGCCATCAATGTTGGGTGGCCACACGATCCATGTCGGGACCGATGATCAATATCTGGCGCTCTACACCAATGACAAAATCAAGCAGGCAGAGCCGCATTTCAACAAGGGTGAGCCGCTAAACCATGTCGCGATGACGGTCGATGATCTCGATGCGGTTGAGGATAAAGTAAAGGCCGCTGGCCTCGAGCCATTTGGCCATGACGACTATGATCCGGGCCGGCGGTTTTACTTTTTCGACTGGAACGGGATCGAATATGAGATTGTCAATTATGGCTGA